The proteins below come from a single Iocasia fonsfrigidae genomic window:
- a CDS encoding sigma 54-interacting transcriptional regulator, whose product MEINKKIKKLLSNEDKKNPLTDQQLALKLNVSREKVTVTRQKLNIKSSKERLKPFLVEEIRSIIKKQSNISIRELTKVIQQKGYNASRYLIDQEIKKIKSPFYKKEKEIENKEIKNKKNGSNIEDPFQTVIGYNGTLKPQIQQAKAAVLYPPYGLHTLITGESGVGKSYLARKMFEFAAQNRKISENKFVVFNCADYADNPQLLYSHLFGHVKGAFTGASNDKDGLLSKANNSILFLDEVHRLSPEGQEMLFNVIDNGKYRRLGETETEHKVNLMIIAATTEDIESSLLATFRRRIPLIIELPSLKKRELQEKLDFIKLFIARESKQIKRKIILKYEAVRALLAYTPVNNIGQLESNLKVICAKAYLFFVTEVKSQVEISLDILPSEIRRSFLNESVDREEIRNLLRDDIKVEPALDRNLITSQEKNIYNVTEDIYKYIEEKNQELSGIGIPQEKINTELTFRIEEKISRLFDMTKEDFYKNKNMLKGVIGEKIYNLINEVMVMLQEELPELVLNSQLQYALAIHLDAVWQRIKSGKLIKYPDLENIKKKHPQNYAVAEKVINFINKRSDITIPRDEIGYITMYLNTVTGPDERENDQSEIAIIIVSHGMVASSMLKVANYLLGGSKVKAVNMSFNEAPNKVLKKLIALVKKIEHSKGILLLVDMGSLTGFAEIIEEKTGIKTRAVARVDTVMLMEAIRWSKLKDISLNELVARINQSNSTNLYNKKKHKVLLIYCMTGEGVALKVKDYLLHRLFNLEREYEIITTGIYNKDLEEFIADIEAAKELVGLIGNLRPQSFNSNIFFSVDEIFSEEGLERFKERVGVQEFKQEDIKIDKLIDKNIIFPLLKVNSKDEVITLLAEKLKEKGVVKDGFLDAVKKREEWGVTYIGSGIAIPHADSQYVNYSQAALAIMENSLDWSGYKVEVICMFAIKDLGVECFKEFYKILKENIELIKFTKDINLIKEALLNG is encoded by the coding sequence ATGGAAATTAACAAAAAGATTAAAAAACTGCTTAGTAATGAGGATAAAAAAAATCCTTTAACTGATCAACAATTAGCCTTAAAATTAAATGTTAGTCGTGAGAAAGTAACAGTAACTAGACAAAAATTAAATATTAAATCGTCTAAAGAACGATTGAAACCTTTTTTAGTTGAAGAAATACGTTCTATTATAAAAAAACAATCTAATATTTCTATTCGTGAACTAACTAAGGTTATTCAACAAAAGGGATATAATGCCTCACGTTATCTCATTGACCAAGAAATAAAGAAAATAAAAAGTCCATTTTATAAAAAGGAAAAGGAAATAGAAAATAAAGAAATAAAAAATAAAAAAAATGGTTCTAATATTGAAGACCCTTTCCAAACAGTGATTGGTTATAATGGAACTTTGAAACCTCAGATTCAACAAGCTAAGGCGGCAGTACTTTATCCACCATATGGATTACATACTTTAATTACTGGTGAGTCCGGAGTTGGTAAAAGTTATTTAGCAAGAAAGATGTTTGAATTTGCTGCTCAAAATAGAAAAATTTCCGAAAACAAATTTGTAGTTTTTAATTGTGCAGATTATGCAGATAATCCTCAATTATTATATTCACATTTATTTGGTCATGTCAAAGGAGCTTTTACAGGTGCTTCAAACGATAAGGATGGTCTTTTAAGTAAAGCTAATAATAGTATTTTATTTTTAGATGAAGTCCATCGTTTATCACCAGAAGGCCAAGAGATGTTATTTAATGTAATTGATAACGGCAAATATCGGAGGTTAGGTGAAACTGAAACTGAGCACAAAGTAAATCTTATGATTATTGCAGCTACAACAGAAGATATCGAGTCTAGTTTGTTAGCTACTTTTAGGCGTAGAATACCCCTAATAATTGAATTGCCATCATTAAAGAAAAGAGAATTGCAGGAAAAGCTTGATTTTATTAAGTTATTTATTGCCCGTGAAAGTAAACAAATAAAGAGGAAAATTATTTTAAAATATGAAGCTGTCAGGGCATTATTAGCTTATACTCCAGTTAATAATATAGGACAATTAGAGAGTAATCTAAAAGTTATTTGTGCTAAAGCCTATCTGTTTTTTGTTACTGAGGTTAAAAGTCAGGTGGAAATTTCGCTAGATATATTACCTTCAGAAATTAGAAGGAGTTTTCTTAATGAATCTGTAGATAGAGAGGAAATCAGGAATTTATTAAGAGATGATATTAAGGTTGAACCTGCCCTGGATAGAAATTTGATTACCTCTCAAGAAAAAAATATCTATAATGTAACTGAAGATATATATAAGTATATTGAGGAAAAGAATCAGGAATTAAGTGGAATTGGAATTCCACAGGAAAAGATTAATACAGAATTAACATTTAGAATAGAAGAGAAGATAAGTCGCTTATTTGACATGACTAAGGAAGATTTTTACAAGAACAAAAACATGTTGAAGGGAGTTATTGGTGAAAAAATTTATAATCTAATAAATGAAGTAATGGTTATGCTCCAGGAAGAATTGCCAGAACTTGTTTTGAATAGTCAATTACAGTATGCCTTGGCAATTCATCTTGATGCTGTTTGGCAGAGGATTAAGAGTGGTAAATTAATTAAGTATCCAGATTTAGAAAACATCAAAAAAAAACATCCACAGAACTATGCTGTAGCAGAGAAAGTAATCAATTTTATTAACAAAAGGTCTGATATTACTATACCAAGAGATGAAATAGGGTATATTACTATGTATTTAAATACTGTAACTGGCCCAGATGAGAGAGAAAATGATCAATCTGAGATTGCTATTATTATTGTTTCTCATGGTATGGTTGCTTCTAGCATGCTTAAGGTTGCCAATTATTTGTTGGGTGGTTCAAAGGTAAAAGCAGTTAATATGAGTTTTAATGAAGCACCAAATAAGGTTTTAAAAAAGTTAATTGCTTTGGTTAAAAAAATTGAGCATAGTAAAGGAATCTTATTATTAGTTGATATGGGTTCATTAACTGGTTTCGCTGAGATAATTGAAGAAAAAACAGGAATTAAAACAAGGGCTGTGGCTAGAGTAGATACTGTTATGTTAATGGAGGCTATTCGCTGGTCTAAACTAAAGGATATAAGTTTAAATGAATTAGTGGCCAGAATTAATCAATCAAATTCAACAAATTTATATAATAAGAAAAAGCATAAAGTATTATTAATTTATTGTATGACAGGTGAGGGTGTTGCCTTAAAGGTTAAAGATTATTTATTACACAGATTATTTAATTTAGAAAGAGAATATGAAATAATTACAACGGGTATTTATAACAAAGATCTTGAGGAATTTATAGCAGATATTGAAGCTGCAAAAGAACTTGTTGGCTTAATTGGAAATTTAAGACCCCAGTCATTTAATTCTAATATCTTTTTTAGCGTAGATGAGATATTTTCCGAAGAAGGCCTAGAGCGTTTCAAAGAAAGGGTAGGTGTACAAGAGTTTAAACAAGAGGATATAAAAATAGATAAATTAATTGATAAAAATATTATTTTCCCCTTATTAAAAGTAAATTCGAAGGATGAAGTAATTACATTACTAGCTGAAAAATTAAAAGAAAAGGGAGTGGTAAAAGATGGTTTTCTGGATGCAGTTAAAAAAAGGGAAGAATGGGGGGTAACTTATATTGGTTCTGGTATAGCTATACCCCATGCTGATTCCCAATATGTTAATTATTCGCAGGCTGCTTTGGCCATTATGGAAAATTCACTTGATTGGTCTGGGTATAAAGTAGAAGTTATTTGTATGTTTGCTATTAAAGATCTGGGGGTTGAGTGTTTTAAAGAGTTTTATAAAATTCTAAAAGAAAATATAGAGTTAATTAAATTTACTAAAGATATTAACTTAATAAAGGAGGCTTTGCTTAATGGATAA
- the thrC gene encoding threonine synthase — MKYISTRGNYQPVEAAQAIRLGMVPAGGLFVPEKVPIFSQDTIYNMKDNTYQEIALMVLEEFLSDYQESELEDCIRKAYNEKNFTSDGMAPVLNLDDNIYIMELWHGPTAAFKDMALQLMPHLLLKALQKAEFSKEVVILVATSGDTGKAALEGFKDIPGIRIIVFYPAEGVSKIQEAQMTTTTGSNTYVVAVEGNFDECQNSVKEIFADRDFNSLISRQGYQFSSANSINWGRLVPQIIYYFAAYASLLRDDVISKGQKIDITVPTGNFGNILAAYYAYRMGLPVHKFVCASNDNKILTDFLRTGEYNLERDFIKTISPSMDILISSNLERFLFEITGHNADKINKWYDDLKNKGCFKIDDPTRKKIAGIFVGEYASETETKNTIKKVFRDYNYLVDTHTAVGIRVYQKYRQNLAEDIPVIIDSTANPYKFSKAVLDSLETGINTVNEFAILDTLNKISGQDIHRALKDLDKQEIKHYRNCDTSKIRKEIKDILNIN; from the coding sequence ATGAAATATATTAGTACTAGGGGGAATTACCAGCCAGTAGAGGCTGCCCAGGCCATTAGACTGGGCATGGTACCTGCTGGTGGGTTGTTTGTACCAGAAAAGGTTCCTATTTTTAGCCAGGATACTATCTATAATATGAAGGATAATACTTATCAGGAGATAGCCTTAATGGTCTTAGAGGAGTTTCTAAGTGATTATCAGGAATCTGAATTAGAGGATTGTATTAGAAAAGCATATAATGAAAAAAATTTCACCTCTGATGGTATGGCTCCGGTGCTTAATTTGGATGATAATATATATATTATGGAATTGTGGCATGGACCAACAGCTGCTTTTAAAGATATGGCTTTACAGTTAATGCCTCATCTTTTACTTAAAGCCCTCCAGAAAGCAGAATTCAGTAAAGAAGTAGTTATTTTGGTTGCCACTTCTGGTGATACAGGGAAAGCAGCCCTGGAGGGTTTTAAAGATATTCCCGGTATCAGAATTATTGTGTTTTATCCAGCAGAAGGAGTTAGTAAAATACAGGAAGCTCAGATGACGACAACTACCGGTAGTAATACCTATGTTGTTGCTGTTGAAGGTAATTTTGATGAGTGCCAGAATAGTGTTAAAGAGATATTTGCTGATAGGGATTTTAATTCCTTAATAAGTAGGCAGGGTTATCAATTTTCTTCGGCAAACTCTATAAACTGGGGACGGCTTGTGCCGCAGATAATATATTATTTTGCTGCATATGCCTCTTTATTAAGAGATGATGTAATAAGTAAGGGTCAAAAGATAGATATAACAGTACCTACTGGTAATTTTGGTAATATCCTGGCTGCATATTATGCCTATAGGATGGGTTTGCCTGTCCATAAATTTGTCTGTGCTTCAAATGATAATAAAATACTCACTGATTTTTTAAGAACAGGTGAGTATAATCTTGAACGTGATTTCATAAAAACAATCAGTCCTTCGATGGATATATTGATTTCATCAAACCTCGAACGTTTTCTTTTTGAAATAACTGGACATAATGCAGATAAAATAAATAAATGGTATGATGATTTAAAGAATAAGGGCTGTTTTAAGATAGATGATCCTACGAGAAAAAAGATAGCAGGGATTTTTGTAGGAGAATATGCCAGTGAAACTGAAACAAAAAATACAATTAAAAAGGTATTTAGGGATTATAATTACCTTGTAGATACACATACAGCAGTTGGGATCAGAGTCTATCAAAAGTATAGACAAAATTTAGCTGAGGATATCCCAGTAATTATTGATTCAACTGCTAATCCCTACAAGTTTAGTAAGGCTGTTCTGGATTCACTGGAAACAGGTATTAATACTGTGAATGAATTTGCCATACTGGATACTTTAAACAAAATTAGTGGGCAGGATATACACCGTGCTTTAAAGGATTTAGATAAACAGGAGATTAAACATTATAGGAACTGTGATACTTCTAAAATCAGGAAAGAAATTAAGGATATTTTAAATATAAATTAA
- a CDS encoding M48 family metalloprotease has protein sequence MTKLKDIYDSKRRKLAEEYNRKKDRNDVLLLVGNLLFWILFFSFSLEIKIYDFIFVFTDSIVINLVVYLGIILFFYELYSLLIAYYLSYRLNEGYRLIKQSVKGWIIDDLKGLILNIIVVSVGGGFFLYLTANYPEKWWIFFALGCIMFLLIVTFLFPIVLLPLFFKLEPYPAGELKERVKDFIEDIGLEIDEIYQINLSSKLNYANAAVIGLGSTRKIILGDNLLDNYSGDEIEAILAHELGHHVHQDIFKNILIQTLFIFLLSYIMYNLWPLVFTWVGYKNMYAVYTLPLILIVFLLLSWLFSPISLYFSRKFERAADGFALKKIPNPRYFASAMAKLADTSLSALEYNKYKLIFKASHPPIGERIDRALDCGGVED, from the coding sequence ATGACTAAATTAAAGGATATTTATGATTCAAAAAGAAGGAAGCTTGCTGAAGAATATAACAGGAAAAAAGATAGGAATGATGTATTACTCCTGGTGGGAAATCTTTTGTTCTGGATATTATTTTTCTCTTTTTCATTGGAAATAAAGATTTATGATTTTATTTTTGTTTTTACTGATAGTATTGTTATAAATTTAGTTGTATATTTAGGCATTATTTTGTTTTTTTATGAATTGTACTCACTGTTAATAGCTTATTATTTGTCCTATCGTTTAAATGAGGGATATAGACTTATTAAGCAATCAGTAAAGGGATGGATTATTGATGATTTAAAAGGCCTGATTTTGAATATTATTGTTGTTTCGGTGGGGGGAGGTTTTTTTCTCTATTTAACAGCTAATTATCCAGAGAAGTGGTGGATTTTCTTTGCTCTGGGGTGTATTATGTTTCTCTTGATTGTAACTTTTTTATTTCCTATTGTTTTACTCCCTCTGTTTTTCAAACTGGAACCCTATCCAGCAGGGGAGTTAAAAGAGAGAGTAAAGGATTTTATAGAAGATATTGGGTTAGAAATAGATGAGATATACCAGATCAATCTCAGTAGTAAGCTTAATTATGCCAATGCAGCGGTGATAGGTTTGGGGAGTACCAGGAAGATAATTTTGGGTGATAATCTGCTTGATAATTATAGTGGTGATGAAATTGAAGCCATTTTAGCACATGAATTGGGGCATCACGTGCATCAAGACATTTTTAAAAATATCTTGATACAAACACTATTTATCTTTTTATTATCTTACATTATGTATAATCTATGGCCTTTAGTATTTACCTGGGTTGGCTATAAAAATATGTATGCTGTATATACCCTGCCTTTAATTTTAATAGTGTTCTTATTATTGTCCTGGCTTTTTTCACCTATTTCACTCTATTTCAGCAGGAAATTTGAAAGGGCAGCTGATGGTTTTGCTTTGAAAAAAATACCCAATCCCCGATATTTTGCTTCAGCCATGGCTAAACTGGCTGATACAAGTTTGTCAGCTTTAGAATATAATAAATATAAACTTATTTTTAAGGCCTCACATCCTCCGATAGGTGAAAGGATTGACCGGGCACTTGACTGTGGTGGGGTTGAGGATTGA
- a CDS encoding ABC transporter permease gives MELKRHSNLTKVKELLHFKESGILLALIIMSALLSITTPNFLNQYNLGIVVRQASFVALVALGQTLVLITGGIDLSVGSIAGLSSILGAILMTSTPLNPYLCTLLAVLCGMFFGIINGVFIAKIGLNPFIVTLATGEAFAGLILVITKGYPVLGIPTSFKYLGQGMIGPVPVPVVILLIISLILIYILKNTPFGRYIYSIGGNESASKLVGIKVDKIKISVYAIAGALAALAGIIFVSRANAGQATIGASWLMPSVTAAIIGGTSLSGGEGTILGTLIGAILMGVLSNGIVLLNVSSYLERVIIGLVVLVAVIIDLVRKRNRS, from the coding sequence ATGGAATTAAAAAGACATAGTAATTTAACAAAAGTAAAAGAATTGCTGCACTTTAAAGAAAGTGGTATATTGTTAGCCCTTATTATTATGAGTGCACTCTTAAGTATTACTACACCTAATTTTTTAAATCAGTATAACCTGGGTATAGTTGTTAGACAGGCATCATTTGTTGCACTTGTAGCCCTGGGGCAGACACTTGTTTTAATCACTGGTGGTATAGATTTATCTGTTGGTTCTATTGCTGGTTTGTCAAGTATTCTTGGTGCTATATTAATGACTAGTACTCCATTAAATCCGTATTTATGCACACTGCTTGCTGTGTTATGTGGTATGTTTTTTGGTATAATAAATGGGGTTTTTATAGCTAAAATAGGACTAAATCCCTTTATAGTAACCCTGGCAACCGGTGAAGCCTTTGCAGGTCTTATCTTAGTTATTACCAAGGGGTATCCTGTCTTAGGGATACCAACTTCTTTTAAATACCTTGGACAGGGAATGATTGGTCCTGTTCCTGTACCAGTAGTAATCTTATTAATTATATCATTAATTTTAATATATATTTTGAAGAATACACCTTTTGGGCGTTATATTTATTCTATTGGTGGAAATGAATCTGCTTCTAAATTAGTTGGTATTAAGGTTGACAAAATTAAAATTAGTGTTTACGCGATAGCAGGTGCTCTGGCTGCCCTGGCAGGAATAATATTTGTCAGCAGAGCAAATGCAGGACAGGCTACAATTGGTGCAAGCTGGTTAATGCCGTCAGTTACAGCTGCTATTATTGGTGGTACTTCATTAAGTGGTGGGGAAGGTACAATTTTAGGCACCTTAATTGGAGCAATTTTAATGGGTGTTTTGTCAAATGGTATTGTATTGTTAAACGTATCTTCTTATCTGGAGAGAGTCATAATAGGTCTGGTAGTATTAGTAGCGGTTATCATTGATTTAGTAAGAAAGCGTAACAGATCTTAA
- a CDS encoding putative ABC transporter permease, with protein sequence MITRFLIYGFSGWCIEIFWTGLGSLLRGDIKLRGWTYLWMFPIYGLAISLEPVHNYIRDWPIILRGGIYTIIIFMIEYITGWAIKESAGLCPWDYSNTPFSLNGLIRLDYAPAWFIIGLLFEQLHDTIANISI encoded by the coding sequence ATGATAACACGTTTCTTAATTTACGGTTTTAGCGGCTGGTGTATCGAAATATTCTGGACAGGTCTGGGGTCATTATTAAGGGGGGATATCAAACTTAGGGGCTGGACATATCTCTGGATGTTTCCAATATATGGACTTGCTATAAGCCTGGAACCAGTCCATAATTATATAAGGGATTGGCCGATTATATTAAGAGGGGGGATCTATACCATAATCATTTTTATGATCGAATACATCACAGGATGGGCCATTAAAGAAAGCGCTGGTTTATGTCCCTGGGATTATAGCAATACTCCATTTTCCTTGAATGGTTTAATCCGCCTTGATTATGCTCCTGCCTGGTTTATAATAGGTCTTCTCTTTGAACAATTACATGATACTATTGCAAATATAAGTATATAG
- a CDS encoding sugar ABC transporter ATP-binding protein: MISINNVVMEIKNISKSFPGVKALNNVSMTLKKGEIHALIGENGAGKSTLMNIIFGMFSPEDGKIYLSNKEVKIDNPLTAQTLGIGIVPQELNLVPFLSTTENILLGMEPCKIEKYILDWKKMRGRAEGILDKIGEKIELNIPVKDLSVAQQQIVQIARALAFDAKILILDEPTASLTIKETEMLFNIIDNFTSNGGSIFYISHRLEEILEIADRITVLRDGNKVKELNPHNTTKDEMVKYMVGRDVKTMKTEKCFDYENKERVLEVDNLSRKNEFNNISFKLYKGEILGIAGLVGAGRTELVSCIFGVTKPQDGEVRINGKRVDHNHTWEGIKNGIGYVPEERRELALFPILNIAENMTMPVINNFTNKGIINKVKEISVVEDYINKMRIKTPSYKQLIRNLSGGNQQKVILSRWMMAESKILILDEPTRGIDVNAKGEIYQLLHRLTEEGISIIFISSEIQEVIDVADRVLIMHEGLVKGEVESNKTSQEEIMSIALS, from the coding sequence GTGATTTCAATTAATAATGTAGTAATGGAAATCAAAAATATATCTAAATCTTTTCCAGGAGTTAAGGCTCTAAATAATGTAAGTATGACCCTTAAAAAAGGGGAGATACATGCTTTAATTGGTGAAAATGGAGCTGGTAAAAGCACTTTAATGAATATAATATTTGGCATGTTTTCTCCCGAAGATGGAAAAATATACTTGAGTAATAAAGAGGTTAAGATAGATAATCCGTTAACAGCTCAAACTTTAGGAATAGGAATAGTACCACAGGAATTAAATCTGGTTCCCTTCCTTTCAACAACTGAGAATATTCTTCTTGGTATGGAACCCTGTAAGATTGAAAAGTATATCCTGGACTGGAAGAAAATGAGGGGGAGAGCAGAGGGTATACTTGATAAAATAGGTGAGAAGATAGAACTTAATATACCGGTTAAAGATTTGTCTGTAGCCCAGCAGCAAATAGTACAGATAGCAAGGGCACTTGCTTTTGATGCTAAAATATTAATTCTGGATGAACCAACTGCCAGTTTAACAATTAAAGAAACAGAGATGCTTTTTAATATAATTGATAATTTTACATCTAATGGTGGATCTATATTTTATATATCACATAGATTAGAAGAAATTCTTGAAATTGCTGATAGAATAACTGTTTTAAGGGATGGAAATAAAGTTAAGGAATTGAACCCTCATAATACAACTAAAGATGAGATGGTAAAGTATATGGTCGGGCGGGATGTCAAAACAATGAAAACCGAAAAATGTTTTGACTATGAAAATAAAGAGAGAGTCCTTGAAGTTGATAACCTTAGCCGTAAAAATGAGTTTAATAATATAAGTTTTAAGCTCTATAAAGGTGAGATACTTGGTATTGCCGGTTTGGTAGGGGCAGGGCGTACAGAATTAGTAAGCTGTATATTTGGTGTTACCAAACCTCAAGATGGAGAAGTAAGGATAAATGGAAAAAGGGTTGATCATAATCATACCTGGGAAGGTATAAAAAATGGTATTGGTTATGTTCCTGAAGAAAGAAGAGAACTCGCATTATTCCCAATATTAAATATTGCTGAGAATATGACTATGCCGGTTATTAATAATTTTACTAATAAAGGTATTATAAATAAAGTAAAAGAAATAAGTGTAGTTGAAGATTATATAAATAAAATGAGGATTAAAACACCGTCTTATAAACAGTTGATTAGAAATTTAAGTGGTGGTAATCAGCAAAAAGTTATTTTGTCTCGCTGGATGATGGCTGAGTCTAAAATATTAATTTTAGATGAACCAACAAGGGGTATAGATGTTAATGCCAAGGGTGAAATATATCAATTATTACACAGGCTAACTGAAGAAGGGATATCTATTATTTTTATTTCTTCTGAGATACAGGAAGTAATTGATGTTGCTGATAGAGTATTAATTATGCATGAAGGATTAGTAAAAGGAGAGGTTGAAAGCAATAAAACCTCCCAAGAAGAAATAATGAGTATTGCTTTAAGCTAA
- a CDS encoding transketolase family protein: MNKIANKQIICDTLIKRGKENRDILVLTSDSRGSASMAKFGEQLPEQLIEVGIAEQNIVGIAAGLASSGKLPFIASYAAFLSMRSIEQIKVDLAYSNTNVKVVGISGGLSYGPLGMSHHALQDIAVMMAIPNMTVILPADRYETEKMTDELLKYCGPVYIRVGRNSVPDIHQSANFDYEIGKALTLTEGDDLTIIATGETVKSAVDSSKLLKEKGIKARVLNMHTLKPLDEKAVIKAAQETACILTVEEHSIYGGLGSVIAQTVIQNYPVPMKMIAIPDEPAIAGQQLELFEYYGISADNIAREAVNLVKRC; this comes from the coding sequence GTGAATAAAATAGCAAATAAACAAATAATTTGTGATACCTTAATTAAAAGAGGGAAAGAGAATAGAGATATACTTGTTTTAACCAGTGATTCCAGGGGTTCTGCTTCAATGGCAAAGTTTGGAGAACAATTGCCTGAACAGTTAATTGAAGTAGGTATAGCTGAGCAAAATATAGTAGGAATAGCAGCTGGACTGGCATCTTCTGGCAAGCTCCCTTTTATTGCTTCATATGCTGCATTTTTATCAATGAGGAGTATTGAACAGATAAAAGTTGATTTAGCCTATTCCAATACTAATGTCAAGGTGGTTGGGATAAGTGGTGGTTTAAGTTATGGACCATTAGGTATGTCACATCATGCTCTACAGGATATAGCTGTTATGATGGCAATACCTAATATGACTGTTATTCTTCCTGCAGATCGTTATGAAACCGAAAAAATGACAGATGAACTGTTAAAATATTGTGGTCCTGTTTATATCAGGGTTGGGAGAAATTCTGTCCCTGATATACATCAATCGGCTAATTTTGATTATGAAATAGGTAAAGCATTAACACTAACTGAAGGTGATGACTTAACAATTATAGCAACTGGTGAAACAGTAAAGTCAGCAGTGGATAGTAGTAAATTACTTAAAGAAAAAGGGATTAAAGCCAGGGTTTTAAATATGCATACCTTAAAACCCCTTGATGAAAAGGCAGTGATTAAGGCTGCTCAAGAAACAGCTTGTATCTTGACAGTAGAAGAGCATAGTATTTATGGTGGACTGGGATCAGTTATAGCACAGACTGTTATTCAAAATTATCCTGTCCCTATGAAGATGATTGCTATCCCTGATGAGCCAGCAATAGCCGGTCAACAGTTAGAGTTGTTTGAGTATTATGGTATATCTGCTGATAATATAGCCAGAGAAGCAGTTAATTTGGTTAAACGATGTTAA
- a CDS encoding transketolase — protein MENSLLLKSIEIRRSLLKTIYNANMGHTGSSLSNVDILVTLFYQVMSYKVKDPTWEERDRFILSKGHGVESYYCILADLGYFPEKELDTFCQFKTRLIGHPNNKVPGVEVNTGALGHGLPIAVGMALAAKLDKKGYRVFVVMGDGEQAEGSIWEGAMAASHYKLDNLIGIIDRNRLQITGNTEDIMSLEPFKEKWQSFGWKVIEVNGHDIDELLKVFNSTPKKKDKPTIIIANTIKGKGVSFMENKAAWHHKVPDKKQLEKALLELSSQEGDLGE, from the coding sequence ATGGAAAATAGTCTATTATTAAAATCAATAGAGATAAGAAGGAGTTTATTAAAGACGATTTATAATGCAAATATGGGGCATACTGGATCATCCCTGTCAAATGTTGATATATTAGTAACATTATTCTATCAGGTTATGAGTTATAAAGTAAAAGACCCTACCTGGGAAGAAAGAGATAGATTTATTTTAAGCAAAGGACATGGAGTAGAATCATATTATTGTATACTGGCTGACTTAGGTTATTTTCCAGAAAAAGAATTGGATACTTTTTGTCAGTTTAAAACCAGGCTTATAGGGCACCCCAATAATAAAGTACCTGGTGTTGAGGTGAATACAGGTGCTTTAGGGCATGGGCTACCAATTGCTGTTGGTATGGCACTGGCTGCTAAACTTGATAAAAAGGGTTATAGGGTATTTGTAGTAATGGGAGATGGTGAACAGGCTGAGGGTTCTATCTGGGAAGGAGCAATGGCTGCTTCTCATTATAAACTGGATAATTTAATAGGGATAATTGACCGTAATAGATTACAAATAACAGGTAACACAGAAGATATCATGTCTCTGGAGCCTTTTAAAGAAAAATGGCAGAGTTTTGGTTGGAAAGTAATTGAAGTAAACGGCCATGATATAGATGAATTACTAAAGGTATTTAATTCAACACCTAAAAAGAAAGATAAACCTACAATTATAATCGCCAACACCATAAAAGGAAAAGGTGTTTCCTTTATGGAAAATAAAGCTGCCTGGCATCATAAAGTTCCAGATAAAAAACAGCTGGAAAAGGCCTTGTTAGAATTGTCTTCTCAGGAAGGTGATTTAGGTGAATAA
- a CDS encoding PTS sugar transporter subunit IIA: MDKIHLNSDLVEINLDLNNKEEVISRLSDHMLKKGFVKTGYKEAVLKREEEFPTGLHGAFIDFAIPHTESKYVNEAAIAVGLLKNKVRFSTMEDYEEEVEVSLVLLLAILNPSKQIRFLQKLIEMMQNEKVVKDLLQVDDSNNLVELLKKNLGI; the protein is encoded by the coding sequence ATGGATAAAATTCATCTTAATAGTGATTTGGTAGAGATAAATTTAGATCTTAATAATAAAGAGGAGGTGATTTCAAGATTAAGCGATCATATGTTGAAAAAAGGCTTTGTAAAAACAGGGTATAAAGAAGCTGTTTTAAAAAGAGAGGAGGAATTTCCAACAGGATTACACGGCGCTTTTATTGATTTTGCTATTCCCCATACAGAGTCAAAGTATGTTAATGAAGCAGCAATAGCAGTAGGGTTATTAAAAAATAAAGTTAGATTTTCTACTATGGAGGATTATGAAGAAGAGGTTGAAGTAAGTCTTGTATTATTACTCGCTATTCTAAATCCTTCTAAACAAATAAGATTTTTACAAAAATTAATAGAAATGATGCAAAATGAAAAAGTGGTAAAAGATTTGCTCCAAGTTGATGATTCGAATAATTTGGTTGAACTTTTAAAGAAAAACTTAGGGATATAA